The window GGGCTCTTGTGAATAAAGTCTGGTCTTAAATGTGAGATTGTTCTGCCCCAAAACAAAAGGGTTCTCCTTCCTGGGACCTGTCTTGGCACAGCTACTGCCACTTTGAAATGTGATCTGATAGATTAAGAGCTTAGCCATTAGAATAAACCATTGTGGCATCATCATGGGTTTGGGTTTGCACTCAGTGTGTAAGTCTGAAAGAGCACTCATAACCCAAGACGTCACTCTATGTCTTCGAATACGTTGCGACTTAAAAGACAAACTATATAATACACGTATTTTCCAAgtggttaaataaatgtgacACAACGAGCGAATCTCTTTTCTCAAAGGTTTTCTTCCAGAACATCATATTGTGTAGAAATCATCCTCAGTCTGACCACCCAGGGGGTCCCTGACACCACAACCTTTACAAAGGGGGaagggcgtgtgtgtgcgtgtgtttgtgtttaggcAAGTGTCTGCTCACATGCATGAATTTGCTCCTTCATCTTATGTGTATTGATCCTCCTGTGACATCCCacactgctcttcttcttctcctttttcttgtgtgtgttagtttgtttgtttgtttcagatACGTTTactattgttgttttattcccGGCAGACTTCAACTGGGAAGCACGCTTCGCTCCATTTCCTGCCACGCAGACACCGTCACATGTGTTGGGTGTGAATACGCATGCGGCGGAGCGCTGGTCAAtgtaaatgcaaacacaaaccaACAAGTCAAAACAAAAGACCACAATATGGATGCTTCTCTCAGCCAGAGCCACTACACTTGCTCTGTTTGCCCTCTCCTCTGGCTGGAGTTGCCATTAGGTCATATAATGACCGCATCTCATTTCTCCCTCAAGAGCCCTCGGAGGCTTTGGCTGGTAAGGTTTGTCGTGTTCTAGAAATGGGACCCCTCCATTTTTCTTTTGCGTCCCAAACTCTAAATCGTTGTATTTTTTCCccattgttaataaaacaaactattCAAACTGCTCTGCAATGAGGTTCCAGTCTTGTGCTAAAGCCACTTGGGCATCGTTATCGCACTGTGTGCTTGACTTGTGCTGCCTCCTCTACGCAGAGAAGAGGGGTCAGCCGTTATCCCCCCTCCGCCCTGCCTTTCATGGCAAAGTGAGAGCGATTCAGCCCCTAAACGAGTACACATGCTAAGGTGAACGGAGATACACGCGCGATAACACGTTCAATTAAACAACAGCGTCATGGCAGGCAGCATGTGGACGGATAGATGACCATACAGTATGGTGTACAATGGGACTTAAAAGTATAGGGCAGCTGGGCTCTTATCTGGCCGGGGAAGAAGAAACCAGGCAACAAAGGGAGGCCTAAGACTAAGAGGCTTGATGCATGGGAAAGCCATGGGCCGGCCATTGTGGCTGCCCTTCTGCTGAGCAAATAGTCCAAACTGTTCATTCCCCATCTCCCTTTCTCTCGCCGGTACATTGTTTGTGTCCTTGCATTTCATTCTGACTGGGGAAGATTGCTCTCAGGGCCAGTGAGCAAACAGTCCAGAAAAGAGCCAGCTATCTCCTGCCGTTCCCAGGAGAACTAGCATTTTTATTTCAGCTCCAAGCTGTCAAAGGATTGGAGAGTTTATGTCAGGATCCTGAATTAATTGCTTTAAGCCTCGGGGCCGACGGCGGCGTTTTTTATCACCAAATGTTCGGTAAAATGTTTCCTCGCAAATTATGCAGCCACTTCCCCACccacctccccacacacacccccacacacacccgccACCCCCTCCACCTCAGTCGCCAAACATTTGGTATTGGATACATGCAGGATGAGTTTCTGCAACACAAATGATGTGTTTTAGTTGTTGTGACAGCACAATGGTGTGAATAGTGATGGGCTATAGCGCGGCTGTCAAGGATTTGGTGGAATGAAGGCAAACAGCaaacttttgtgtgtgttttttctctttctctttctctctccatgaCGGTGGCTACACGAGCCAAGCTTGGCAATAAAATGAGTAAGCTTACAGATGCCTCAATAAACCATAGCTGTTCAGACATTTGGTGGACCGAGCTTTGAAGGCTCCAAACTGTCCCCTGAACTGCCAAACTGATTTCAGAACCGTCTGTCATCCTCCGATCCGTCCCGTGTTACTGCTTACTTCATAACTTTACACAGTGTATCATACATTCTGATCTGCAAAACGTCTGTATGTGGCTGAAAACCATATACCATGACTCCACTCTCCATCATCTTAAACATCAAGTCTGAAGAAGTTTAGTACAAAAAGTTGGACTAAATGTCCTTTGAGTTGATATCTGTATGTTTATCAGCGAACGTCACACAGTTGATACAGTTGAAAACGTGTTGGCTCCTAACACACTTTTCCGATCCAGCATATCAATCCCAAATATCTCATTTATCCTATGcagagttgttttcttttttttctctctctctcagtttttTATGTTGCCATATCTGGATGTTTTCCTTCTCTGTTGGCTCCGAAAATGAACGGGCCAAAAACaacacagcgggggggggggcggtccaaCAGCTCCAGTcctcagagccacacacaccaATAACTGAACCTGGAGCCACCATCTGGACTTTGCTTTTCTTCACACAAATACGTAGTACACCATCATATTTGCATGTAAAAAGCGTTCCCAATATTTCACCATGCCGCATGACGCTGTGCTATTTGTATAAATAAGCCCTTTTGCAAACTACCTGTCATTCACCTCTCGCTCACGACAACCACTAGGATGTGGCTGTCCGGTCTAAATAATGATTGGACTTGTTCCCAAAAAAAATGCAACTACTTTTCACATGAAGGCTTTGCATATGAATGAAAGTCCATGTGACATttgcataaatacataaacacaacTGTCTGCGACACCCTGACCTCAAACGGTGTATGCACCCACAGCTGATTCAACTGTATCAAAGGCTGCCGCAAATGAATCATGGTATCAAGGAGATGCCCCTTTAACCCAACATTATCTTCCTGTTGGCCACTTCAAGATATCAAGGGTATCCCATGCTCCCACCAATAAATCTGCCAGTTGACTCCTTAATCTGAAAGGATATTAAGCGACAAACGCTGTGATGTTTCTGTCAGCGTCAAGCAGACGAGGGTTAAATAGTGTGTATCAGGGGACTACTCTGCAGTGGGGGGAACATACCGGCCTCATCCTTCACCGTAATCTGCTCAACAGCCCATGGAGACACATCccagcttccctccatccttcaaCCGAGCATCCGCCTTTCCATTATAAATACCGCCGCCATTTATATGGGATTAAATTGGGGATTAATTTGATTCAAGTCAGGGTATGGGAATTCATTAGCAGGGCTGAAAGTGGCGCTATACATGGGGggaatttaatttgaaaccccCGAGGGAAACACTATGGGGTGCTGGGGCTCTGTTAAAATGGAGGTCTTAAAgacacgggagggggggggattgtaACACACTTTAGATGTGGACACTTAGGTGGCGCTTTATCGCTGTTGATGGGTTGTTATTGGATTGAGAGCAGCAATGATTTGAGGTAAGAGCATCCACAAACCATGCTGgaaagagagaggtgagagggagagggctcaGATCTGGCCTTGTTGGTTCAAGAATAGTTCTTGACACTCGCATGACCGCGAGGAAGTAAATACcgttttttttccacatttgtCTCTCACTCATACGGTATTATAATCAGCAcattatttgaatgtcagtgaTTCTCATGAATGTTGAAATGGCATATCTATCGCCGCCATTCCCGAACAAGCTGTGCGGGTGTAAAGCAAAGGCATTAAATTCAACTCAGACGCAGATTACAGAATTCACCCCTGCAGAACACCATCCTGGCATTCTCTAAATTGGACAAGTCCCATCGTAAGATAGCCTATCACAGTGCACATGTCCGCATAGGAGAACATATGCAGGACAAAATATTCCGTAGTTTGTTATTCCGCGGACGACACTGGGGGCACACGGGCTTGTTTGCCTTTGCTGGGAGAGGAGATTGGATTGGGGGTTTAAATGAATCGCTGGCGCACCACGTTTATAGGTTTCATTAACTTTTAATGAGTTGGGTGTCCttcgctgtgattggctggcaAAGCTCTGCCTTCACTTCCTGGAACTGGAGCTGAGGGGTAAGTGAGGAGATATTGCAGCATGTTGGCTTCCATGTCATGGCCATGTGCTGCCGAATGTGCCACGCTGTGTGGAAATGGGTCAGAAGAAGGGATGAAATGTAGTACTAAAGCAGATATCCACCAGCACGGGCAACGGCTGAATCTAAAACCTGGAGGCATGGAGTCTCGAGGGGAATAAAGAAACCTTGGTAGATCAATCCCAGCCAAGAAGGCTTCCCCTCACCGCAGCTGACTGACATATCGCTCTATGGACGCCTCTCCAACAAGGTTTGATCTCAAAGACATGAGACCTGCTGGGAAATGCCGGCGCAATTACCAAAGAGCAGCTTCGAGCATGAGTGCGTGCACACAAATTTTTCCAGCAGTCACCTCAAACAATACTtcatattttgagcatctttaaTCTCCATTCCAATATGGTATCTTTCTGCCTGGTTGACCACACATCTATTATCTTGCATGGGGTGCTGTTGCTGTATGCTTTATGTTTCTCCTTGAGCAGCTAATCCCCTCCTCCAGTGTGCGGCTGAGCCTCACTTCAGCACTCCCCAAGAAACAAAGGCCTTGCCTGTCATCTCTATGTTATCTCCATCACATTGGCATAACATGGAAAAGTTCCTCCAACAGACATGTTATCTCCATCTCCCTCGATTGAggatttttccctttttggttTGTTAGGAAAGGTGATGACTGACTTTTCCCCCATTTGCATGGCGACAGACCTGTGTTGCAATACTTTACAAGGATAAACACTGACCATCCATCCACTTCCAGGCATATAAAAGCAGCAGGGTAGTGAGAGGCAACCCGTCCTGGCCTGAATGGATCGCCTTTAGGTCACTGCACGTCCCACCAGCTGCTGCCTCACAGTACTCAATGGGCATTGTTGGcagacctctctctccctctctctctctctctcgctctctctcaggaCATGAAGGAGTCCTACACTGGAATGTCACATAGTCGTGTCAGAAGAGTGCGGACACATCACAGTCAGCGGCCGCATTCTCACCCTGTCCATCCCGCCATCTCtctgaaacacagacacacacctcttcTTTCCATCATGACTGAAAACTGAATCTGACCTCCGTACATGCAATTTGATAATTTTCTGTGTGAAATTATGCAACATTTTAAGATGAAAGAGTCACCTTCATTAATGATAATAAGGGAACGGTAAACATTACAAAGCCACTTATTATGTATGAAAAAGGCCGAAAACCTCAAAATAATTCTATGAACAAAAATGATATATGGTTTTGGTATAAATCATACTCGAGGATATTTCAGAAGAAGAGCGAACTTCTCCTTAATTAAATACATGGTTGTTTTTACATGGGCCGATTGTGTTGAAACGCCCTCACTGAAAAACAAATATGAACCAACTATTTATATATGAACTATGTCATAAGAAAGCTGTGCATGATTTGCATTTgctaacattttaaattcaattcaaaaaCTCACCCAAtaataactttttttgttttttattggatGTAAATGCAATTACAGTCAAATTGTTAATTTCAAGCTCATTTCAGGAGCCTAGTTTAATGTACTCAGTGACAAGGCTTTGTTTGACATTTACAACTATCTCAATTCATTCCCATAAAGTAGAATATCACTGAGCTCAACtaaagaaatctgtaaagaaaaaaatatgtatgtatatatgtatacatctatatttagATTACATATACCTCAATGTGgagttttattttagtttattggagctatatttaaaaaataatgtattctctataaatattcaaaataaaaggtatgatgcataaatattatgtatttattgtgtaacCCTCATTACAAACGTTATTGTGTGTGGGGTTATAATATGACTAATAAGAATCAGGAATGCATTTTGCTGTTTGAGTTACAAATTAACAAAGCACCTCACATTACAATGTAAATGTAGTTATTTTTAACGTTTGTTAACTTTATTTTTCCGTTTAGAACCTACATTAATAATAAGCCAATTACTAATAGAGACAATAAGAGTCAATAATAGCAgctagataataataataaaaacactatAGTTGCAGgcctaaataatatttattttcttgtcaGAACAACGGACAATTTTACCCCAAAGTATTGTCATCCATGACTTAAAGTTTTCTTAAATATGACAATAACTGTCCCtcgtatttattattattttttaattaatttgtattatttttcgaaataataaaaaaaaactaatagcCCCATAATGAACACATGTATACCGCGCATGGATATGAGCGGAGGAAAGGGTATAGACCCACACCGGCAGTGGACCGACGGGACAGCGGAGCCTCACTCCGGGCTCGGCCGCCTGCTGAGAAACCATGGGTGGCTCTGAGTTTTGACTTTGTGGGCCTTTAATATACTGAGGCACGACAGTTTGCCTTGCTAAGATATGGGATTAGGAGTATTTCTGGTGAAAGAGGAGTTAAGTCGGGCTAGTGTGGACGGTCCCTCCCCTGCAAAGGGCTGAGACAGAATTACAGCTTGTTGGACCGGTGTCCCGCCGTCGCCATGGAGACAGATCTACTTGGGTGTTCCAGTCCGCGAGCTGCAGCGTATATAGCGCCTATAGGTGCGGCAGGCGCCCTGCTGTAGCCTCAACGCATGCACCAAATAACTCTGCACCCCCGTTAATACACCGATACGCGCCCGGATGAGCCTCACGAGGAGTTTCGATACTATTGGAACACCGAGCTGGATCCCGATCTCACTgtcccagctgctgctgctgcagcagcctTGATGGGGTTTCGTAATTTCTTACATGTGCAATGTCCTCACGCATAAAACTGCAGTCTGAATGATAGAGCCTCGAGCCTGCTATATTCAGTTGACGCCCATGGGTGGATGCGCACATGGCTTACAGGTACTGAGTCATTCCGTGGAAATAGAGGCCCAAACTCGTCTAAGCATTCAAATGCAGCGCTGTAGGGGGAATGTCTCACTTTAGAGGTCTGCTATTCAAAGACCGGAAAGAGAAATAGTAGTAAAACGCCTATTGTTATGAAgttacattaaaacataaatataaataaggaAAAAAAGCAGAGCATACAGGTTTTAGGCTTTAGACATATTGTATAAATTTGTTCCCATGTCTCGTTTTAACAAAGCTTTATAATATTAATCCATTCATTTATATCTGAATATTAACAACCTTCAGCCAGAGTCAGGACGGCCTTAAAAGATGCTTATGGGTGCTTTGTGTCCTCGTGAGAATGTCCAGGCCTTAATCAAGGAATGTGCAAATATGCGATCACAAGAAAGATAAATCAGGTTAGCCGAGCCAAAAGGATCAACAGGCGGTCCTTTTAACTAGTTGCTATAACAACAGATGTGCTCGTGATGGCTGCATGTCGGAGCCGCAGAGGTGTCTACCTGATGAAAGCATGTACAAAGTTAGGAGATGGGGAAGCTGCAGTGATGTGGCATCGGCGCACTTGTGTCCGCCGGTACAGATTGAGGTTGTTACCTTTGAACCGGCAAAGCTCCAGAAGGCCATTCCCATCTCAGTGCGCGCCAGAGGGGGCTTGACTCGGGTTATCCCGCCTCCAACGGATTGGAGGAGAGCCGTGTCCGGATACAATTGTTTAATATTGGCTAATGGACATTTTGGAGGGCTCTCCATCTCCTCGAGATATCTACTTGACAATATATCCAAATACGGCCTCCTGGACATATTTTTGCACAGGCACTTGCAGAAATATTATGGGGCCCTTATTTGCGTAttatcactattattattattattattattattattattattaatactatcagaataataataataattattattattattattaataataataataaaatagataTTATTTGAATACTCCTATTATATTAAGTATTTTGTAAAATACATAATTCATAAATTACAACTAACATTTAAGGACTATCAATACGCAATGTTAATAAATACGTTACAATGCGTTGCGTTCCCTAAACACGGAAAACATTGATATTCCCTTATTTTAATACAAGCGTGCCATTAAAATCAAGAGCAGTTTTACATATATTTGATAtttaatgaagaagaaaaaaataggcAATAACCTGCTAAACAAAAATAATCTTAATCGATTCGTATAATGGTATAATATAAAAGCAGTAGCGGGGTCAGTGCTGCAGCTGAACTCGCGCTTTAATGACATAAATGCACTAACAACGATATCGGACAGCCGCACGCTGCCAAGAAATACTCAAAaagtcacacacaaaaatctaAAAAGTCTCATATTTCCCTAAAACCCGCATTTTCCAGCTGTTTCCGCCGTGATGCCAGCGATGACtcggtgagaggagagaggagtatgTTCAGAAGAGACCACGCGGCACTGCAGACCCAGTGGAACCATCTCATCCTGTCCTTTCGCTTTTCGAGCCACATAGTAAATCAGCGATGAGACAGAATCACCTGTCagtgggcagtgtgtgtgtgagacggtgcAGCGggatctctctccatcacaggcACAGGAACGTGAAGCATGCCTCCGCCACACAACCTGCAGATCCCCTTCAGCTTTGCACCACCCTGTCGTGAAATCCAATACGTCTCCTTTCTCATGAATTTAGGACATCAGCCtcttccaccaccaccaccaccacctcaccccccaccaccccctctCCTCATTCATGTCCACCACCTCTCCCTCTTTGttcaacatataaatatatagatttttttccttctattaTTTTTAAGGGAACCTTATAGAGAATAAAAAAGGAGTCATACCTGTGCAAAATAGCCGGTGCTTGTTGTTGGCAAGCCACACAGGAGCCCATTGTAGAAGCTCGCCTTCTGCCTTCTGCAAAGGGCTCCAGACATCACGGCATTTATTTGAGCTCAAACTCTGCCACTGTTGACTTTAGCACAAAGCAAAGATTTCACTACCCcgctagtaaaaaaaaaagattatttttcAGAGATATCGATCAGTgtgctaaataaaaaaatcagctTAGCATTATATGTCTAAAATGAATAGAACGAAATTTAATGTCTGTGTAAATTGACAGAGCCGCGGCGTCCTATTCAAAGTTTACACTTGTGCAATTTGGCTTGCGTGTGTACTCTTCCTATATGTGGGCATAGCCTCCACTCTATTGTTTACTGGCGTTGTTTATTCGCAGATCACGCTGTTTAAAGTGCGATCCGTAAAGAGGGTCTGGAGAATAAACGCACACTTTCAGGCCTACGTGTTCACCCGGCGGAGGGGTGTCGCCCGGTCGTACCCGGGAGCACCGATCCCCGCCACGACTCCCCCGGCCTTGGATTTGAGCTCAGCGGGGAAGATGGGGGAATGGATgtgggggggctgtgtgtgtgggtattcATTTGGACTACAACTAGCCTATCTTATCTAACAAGAGGGGAGGGTCCGGCTACTTTAAAAAATAGGGAGTGGACAATGGACCCCCAGATTGTGGGGAGAGAAGTTAGAGCATCACATTCAGGCGGCTCTGTTCCCAAATCAGCCCCCTTTCCCAGCAACTATTCTCCTGCTCCACGGGGAGGCTGTTTTATGTGACAATGACACTTAATCTTATTCACTGATCTAAACTTTGCTGTCTGagcgtctgcgtgtgtgtgcgtgtgtgtgcgcgcgcgcccGTGCGTGTGATGGGGATCAACCTGGGTGACTGGCGTGGCGTTTGAGTGACAGTGTGCTCGATGGGGTTGGATCATAACGTGTGTCACTGTATGTGTGCGGGAATTTAAACGgttgacattattattattattatttgagcaACTCTGTGTGcacacttcttcttcctccagtcCATTTTTTTAGGGAGATGAAATTGAACCACGTGGGCACGTTAATGATTCTTTGGTTTGATTTAATACATGTGCATGTGCAGAATACTTACATTGGAAGTTTATTTGGATTCTAATTTATGGTTTTATTTCCTGCCTTCTTCTGTCTAACATATTTATGTTGAGGGAGTTCCTGGTCACTTTGGAGCCAACATATTACAAAGTGGTTACTGATGTGTGGGATAAACTTCTTTCCTCATAAATATCTCACTTTGCGTTTGGGATTAATAACCGTATGTctattttgtttacattttctaaGCGACAGATTGAGAGCATTGTTCCTGTTGTTGTCCAGCAAAGCTATTAATCCCTGCTAAAAACATGCGCCTTATTATAAAAGCACATGGATACGAATGTTTTTTATCTCAAATGTAAAGTTGTTCAAGTCATTGTAATTCCTTTCATGGAACGTGCTCATGCTATGTTGtgcatttacattacattacatgtcatttagcagacgcttttatccaaagcgacttacaataagtgcatttcaacctagtacaaactaagaactaaGAACATGTCATAAATAGAGCTAAAACTAAATAAGTGAGAAAGTAGGGTCTTTActtcttcttaaaaaaaatagtggttcacttttaatgtgtattttatgtaaattatacatcatttttatttttatttaatgtgaaAATGTGCCTTTTCGTCTTtgctacatattcatatataatttAGCCTAAATCAACCCTCAATGGGAACACACTTGATGTAATGGTTTAACCGGGAGACGCTTGTTGCCTCCTCTAGACTATTGTTTCATATAGtgcttgataataataataataataataataataataataataataataataataataataataataataataacaataataacaccaTCATATTCAGAAAACAAAACCAATAACACTTTAATATAGATTCTGTTCTTGTCACTACAAGAATACACATATACAAGCCATAAATAGGAATTACACAAATGATTGAAGAAATCCTGCGAGGCATTTAAATTCATAGGAATCCAGTTGCAGATGCAGATGGTGGCTATTTTACagcaagttgttgttgttgtttgtctttggGGTCCATTCCTGAAGCCGACTTCTGAACAGATCTCGTCACATTATCATTActtgtaattattattaccaACAAAATAATTAGGATACTAACAAACTCGACAACTAAAACGGTGGGAAACGTCAAAAATATCTGAAATACGTATTGTACACAaactctatatatttttttacaaatgtacaAATTGAACGAGAGAGAAAGTCCACATCGCATTGAGGGCTAAAGAGTTCATGAGGAGTTCATGATTGGCCTGGAATAGACGCCTTGGTAGTAAGTCGTGTCGGCCATGGATGAAGAATCCAGACCGGCTTTCCCCGCCATGGAGCCCATAGAAAGAGGCCCGGCCATGGGGGAGCCATAGCCGGAGTAATGCATCACCTGCTCGTAAGTCTTTAGGTCCATTTTGTGGTGCTGCTGCTCCGAGGACATGAGGTTATTTATGGAGAAGGGGTGGTTGAAGGAGTAGTGGTGCTCCGGCTTCAGGTGCGCGTCGTGCGCAAGGACCGAGTGATGCTGGGACATGAGGTGCTGCCCCTGCTGCGACACCGGGGAGGCGGCGGCGTGCTCCGGGCTCAGGGCCTGGCTCGCCTTCATGTCCGACATGGACCTTTTGTGGTCGCCGGAGGAGGAGTTGGAGTGCGGGGACTCGTTGCCGTTGCAGCTCTCGGAGCTGCTGTTGGAGGAGCCGCCGTCTCCCCCTTTGCGGCCGCTGTCCTTCGGGTTCATCTTCCTATCGCACTTGAAGCGCTTCTGCCTCCTCAGGTAGCAGCCGTTCTCGAACATGTTCCCGGAGTCCGGGTGGAGAGTCCAAAAGGAGCCTTTCCCGGGTTTATCCGGCGACCGGGGCACTTTGAGGAAACAGTCATTGAACGACAAAGAGTGGCGAATGGAGTTCTGCCATCGCTGCTGGTTCTGTCGGTAAAAAGGGAAGAGGTCCATTATCCACTGGTAGATCTCGGCCAGTGTCAGCATCTTGCTGGGAGACTGCTGGATGGCCATGGTGATGAGGGAAATGTAGGAATACGGCGGCTTGGCGTGCGTGTAGCTCCTGCGGTAGGTCTTGGGGtctctggacctgttgatgctggACTGTCCGTATATGGGGCTCATGGCGTTCATGTTGGTGTAGGATGTCAGGGCGTTCATGGACGCGGGCTGCGCGTTCATGGGACTCATGCTGGGGCTCAGGGCTGCGCTCATGGCTGTCATGCCTGCGCCCATGCCGTTCATGGCTCCGGTGCCCGGCGACATGCCGGTCATGGAGGGACTCATGCCCGTGTTGACGTAGGACATGTTCATGGAGTTGGCCGACATGTTGGCAGGGTTGCCCATGCCGGACATGCTCATGTAGGTATTCATAGAGTTCATTCCCAGGCCCGTGTTCATGTTGCCAACCGAGGTGTAACACTGTCAGTGAGGGAAAGAGACACTCGTCAGTTTCATCTGGCATAAAGTGGTAATTACTGAACACATgtggggttttttcttcttcatgtaaGCTTCATCCACTAATAGCATTCATTCACAAATAAAATAGCAGTTATTTGAAAAGCGCGCACGGGCTCGTAGCCTACAAGTTGAACTGGTCGGAGATGCTTTAATTTCTGCCTCAAAtcgttttaaaaattaaaaaaatactaataataaactAAGCTGCATGTGCTCGACCACTGGTTTCAATTAAGTGAAATATTACTCAGAACATGCACATAGTGGTTTGAGAGCGTTGACATCTAATATG of the Pseudoliparis swirei isolate HS2019 ecotype Mariana Trench chromosome 11, NWPU_hadal_v1, whole genome shotgun sequence genome contains:
- the foxa2 gene encoding forkhead box protein A2, with the protein product MMLGAVKMEGHEHTDWSTYYGEPECYTSVGNMNTGLGMNSMNTYMSMSGMGNPANMSANSMNMSYVNTGMSPSMTGMSPGTGAMNGMGAGMTAMSAALSPSMSPMNAQPASMNALTSYTNMNAMSPIYGQSSINRSRDPKTYRRSYTHAKPPYSYISLITMAIQQSPSKMLTLAEIYQWIMDLFPFYRQNQQRWQNSIRHSLSFNDCFLKVPRSPDKPGKGSFWTLHPDSGNMFENGCYLRRQKRFKCDRKMNPKDSGRKGGDGGSSNSSSESCNGNESPHSNSSSGDHKRSMSDMKASQALSPEHAAASPVSQQGQHLMSQHHSVLAHDAHLKPEHHYSFNHPFSINNLMSSEQQHHKMDLKTYEQVMHYSGYGSPMAGPLSMGSMAGKAGLDSSSMADTTYYQGVYSRPIMNSS